The following proteins come from a genomic window of Sporolituus thermophilus DSM 23256:
- a CDS encoding 4Fe-4S dicluster domain-containing protein: MGIKVDKAKCTGCGRCAEQCPGDVIRLDPVTKLPINKYKNDCWYCGVCEIECPHGAAQMEFPCLIV; the protein is encoded by the coding sequence ATGGGAATAAAGGTTGATAAAGCAAAATGCACCGGCTGCGGCCGGTGTGCTGAACAATGCCCAGGTGATGTAATTCGTCTGGATCCTGTAACGAAGCTGCCAATAAATAAATATAAGAATGACTGCTGGTATTGTGGCGTTTGTGAAATCGAGTGCCCTCATGGTGCAGCCCAAATGGAATTTCCTTGTTTGATCGTTTAG